The Tatumella ptyseos genome segment CCACAGAAGCTTTTGCCAGAGCAGCGCGAGGTCCACGAGAAACAAGATAGCTGGCAACGTTTGCAGTGGGATGGCATAACCTGGCAATACCCAGATCAAGGCTTTAAAGTAGGGCCACTGTCCATGACGGTGACACGTGGCGAGACGCTATTTATTATTGGTGCTAACGGGTCAGGAAAGTCGACGCTCAGTTTACTCCTTACCGGCCTCTATCCCCCAGCCGAAGGCCAGGCTTATTGCGATGGTCAACCAATCGATACTAAGAACTTGATGTCCCTGTTCTCAGTGGTCTTCACTAAACCCTATCTTTTTGAAACCGTGTTTATTGAGCCGAGCGACGCTGACTATGCGCTAGCCGATGAGTGGTTGGCGCGCTTACAGCTAACGGATAAGATCAGTATTGATAACCACCAACTTAATACCTTGTCGTTGTCGGCAGGGCAAAGTAAACGCGTAGCGCTGCTGCTTGCTATGGCGGAGAAACGCGATATCCTATTCTTGGACGAGTGGGCTGCAGAACAGGATCCACAGTTTAGGCGCTATTTTTATCGCGAGTTACTCCCGTGGTTGAAAAAACTGGGGAAAACACTATTAATTATCAGTCACGACGATGACTATTTTGATGTCGCCGATCGCGTCTACGAAATGCAACAAGGTCACCTGCGTCTACTGAGCGCAGAAGAGAGTCGCCAGGCGGCTCGTGCCGTGATCTCGCAATCTTAATGAAGGGTTTGAATGAAGAAATTAGTCATTTTATTACACGGTTACGGTAGTGATGGTAACGATCTGAAAGGGCTTGGAGAATTCTGGGCGAACTCACTACCTGACTTACGCTATGCCTCACCTAATGCCCCAGAACCGTGTGAAGCTGGAATAGGGTATCAGTGGTTTAGCTTAGCCAATATTACTCCGCAGAATCGCCAACAACGATTGAATGCTGCACGCCAGGCCGTTGATGAAATTCTTAGCAAAATATTGCAACAACATGATATCGAGGCGACTGAAGATCAGATTGTGTTGGTTGGTTTTTCACAGGGTACAATGATTGCACTCGATATCCTACTGCGCAGCAACTATAACGTTATCGGTGTGGTAGGCTTTTCAGGGAGGCTAATTGAAACGCCTTCACAGGTCCCTGCGACCACTGCTGAAGTCTTGTTAATCCACGGTGAAGCCGATGAAGTTGTTCCCGCGCAAGAGGCACTAAATGCTCAGGCAGCCTTACGCCAGCTCGGTTTTTCTTGCCAAACAATCATTGAGCCGGAACTGGTACATACGATATCAGCGGCAGGGGTTGAGTCCGCGACCCAGTTCCTCGTTGAACGTTTTGGTTGGGAAGACGAAGACGAAGCAGAGTAGTAAAACCGCCCCAAGTCTCAACAATTGACTTGGGGCGTAGAATTATTCGAAGAAAGTCTCAGGGTTGTCCGCTAGGCTCACAAAATGCTCACCATGTCTGTCCAACGCATGAATCTGTCCCGTTTCAATATCATAAACCCAACCGTGAAGATTAATCTTTTTGTTACGCAGCGCAACCGCCACAGAAGGGTGGGTTTTAATATTATTTAACTGAGCGATGACGTTTTCACGAACCATTGCGTTCAGCTTATCTTCAGGCGATGCATACTCATGCTTTTCGACCACGGCTTTTGCCGCATCAGCATAACGCAGCCAATGTTCAACCGCTGGCATGGTATCTAGGCAGGCACAGCTAGCAATGGCTGACATTGCACCGCAGTTAGAGTGACCACAAATGATAATATCGGTAACGCCAAGTGCCATGACCGCATATTCAATGGTCGCTGAAACACCACCAGGCTCAGGACCAAAAGAAGGAACAATGTTACCAGCGTTACGGATAACGAATAACTGCCCAGGTTCCTGTTGAGTCACGAGCTCAGGAACTAAGCGGCTATCAGAACAGGAGATGAAAAGCGCTTTCGGTTTCTGACTTGAAGCAAGACTACGAAAAAGTTCTTCTCTTTCAGGATAAATGTCTTTCTGGAAATTCAAGAAGCCATCAATTATTGTTTTCATACTTATTCCACATAGGTGCAGGTATTAAGGAAAAACGAAAACCTTTAAGGTGTTCGCGTGCTTAACCACAAAAG includes the following:
- a CDS encoding alpha/beta hydrolase, producing the protein MKKLVILLHGYGSDGNDLKGLGEFWANSLPDLRYASPNAPEPCEAGIGYQWFSLANITPQNRQQRLNAARQAVDEILSKILQQHDIEATEDQIVLVGFSQGTMIALDILLRSNYNVIGVVGFSGRLIETPSQVPATTAEVLLIHGEADEVVPAQEALNAQAALRQLGFSCQTIIEPELVHTISAAGVESATQFLVERFGWEDEDEAE
- a CDS encoding carbonic anhydrase yields the protein MKTIIDGFLNFQKDIYPEREELFRSLASSQKPKALFISCSDSRLVPELVTQQEPGQLFVIRNAGNIVPSFGPEPGGVSATIEYAVMALGVTDIIICGHSNCGAMSAIASCACLDTMPAVEHWLRYADAAKAVVEKHEYASPEDKLNAMVRENVIAQLNNIKTHPSVAVALRNKKINLHGWVYDIETGQIHALDRHGEHFVSLADNPETFFE